A stretch of DNA from Pirellulales bacterium:
GCACGCCGATATGCCCCTGCGGCGTCTTGGCCTCGGTGAAACCGTAATCGATTTTTGCCCGCAACGTGGACAGCGGAATGGACCCGGCGCTCTGCTTTTCGCAGCGAGCCATTTCGGCGCCGCCCAAGCGGCCGGCGAGTTGAATCTTGATGCCTTTAGCGCCCGCGTCCATGGTTTGCTCCATCGCCCGCTTCATGGTGCGGCGAAAGCTGGAGCGTTTGGCCAATTGGTCGGCGATGTCCTCAGCCACCAGTTGGGCGTAGATCTCGGGGCGCGTGATCTCCTCGATCTTGATGTTCACACGGCGGCCGATCAGGCCCTGCAACTCTTCTTGCAACCGTTCGACCTCCTGGCCCTTGCGGCCAATGAGCACGCCGGGCCGCGCGGTGAACAGGATCACCTTCACCTCGTCGCGGGTGCGCTCGATCTGGATTTGCGGAATGCCGGCGAAGCGATACTTGCCTTTGATGAACTTGCGGATCTTGAAATCCTCGATCAGTAGCTCGCTGAACTCCTTCTTGGAGGCATACCAGCGGCTCTTCCAGCCTTCCATGATGCCGACGCGAAAGCCGCGTGGATTGACTTTTTGGCCCATGCTTAGCTCGGTTTTCTTGGCGAGTGTGAATGCCGGTCGGCGAGGTATGAATGAAACGATTGGGCGTCGAAACTACTTGGCGTCGAGCGCCACTTTGATGTGGCAGGTGCGCTTTTTGATCATAAAAGCCATGCCGCGGGCACGCGGTCGAATGCGCTTGAACATGGGGCCGCCATCGACGCGAGCGTCGATCACGACCAGGTGATTGGGGTTGGCAGCTCGTTGATCCTCGGCGTTGCCCAGCGCGCTTTTGAGGACCTTTTCCAGCAGCCGCGCGCCGCGCTGCGGCTGATAGCGCAGAATGTTCAGCGCGTCGTCGGCGGACTTGCCGCGAATCAAGTTCGCCAACGGCCGCACCTTTTGGGCGCTCATGCGGGCGAATCGGTGTGTTGCTTCGTATGCCATGATCGATTTCCTCAGCGCGGTCCGGCAGGCGGACGCGGTTATCTGCTACTTCTTGCCCTTCGTGCCGTGGCCGCGGAAGGTTCGGGTGGGGGCGAACTCGCCCAGCTTATGCCCGACCATTTCCTCGGTGACGAACACCTTTTGATGCACCTTGCCGTTGTGCACCAAGAAAGTATGGCCGACAAACTCCGGCACAATGGTGCAGGCCCGGGCCCAGGTCTTGAGCTCGCGCTTGGCGCCATCCGAGTTGAGGCGGTCGACCTTGAGGTACAACTTCGCGTCGACGTACGGGCCCTTTTTTAACGACCTTCCCATGAGATTCCTGTTTGCCGACTGTTTTGCCTAGGGACGAGACTTTCTCAACTCTCGACCGTCAGTGCTTCTTGATTTGGTAATCACTGCCAAAGTTAGCCAATCTTGATAATGCCGTAACGACGCGAGCGGCGACGTCGCACAATCGCGGCGTTCGACGGCTTGCGACGCTTGCGGGTGCTGCCGCCCTTGGTGGGCTTGCCCGTGGGACTCACCGGATGCCGTCCACCCTTGGTGCGTCCCTCGCCACCGCCGTGCGGGTGATCGATGGGGTTCATGGCAGTGCCGCGCACATGCGGGCGGCGGCCCAGCCAGCGCTTGCGCCCTGCCTTGCCAAGCGTGATGTTCATGTGATCGGCGTTGCCGATGGCGCCGATGGTGGCACGGCAGATCGCTGGGATGCGGCGGATTTCGCCGCTGGGCAGCGTGATCTGAGCCCAGTTCGCGTCGCGGGCCGCCAACACGGCGCTGGCGCCGGCGGAGCGGCAGATTTGTCCGCCGCGACCGGGCTTCATCTCGATGTTGTGAATTGTCAGGCCGAGCGGGATAGCGCTCATCGGCAGGCTATTGCCGACGTTTGGGGGCGCTTCGGCGCCGCTTTGCACCGTGGCGCCGACCACCAGGCCCTGCGGGGCCAGGATGTAGCGCTTCTCGCCGTCGACATAGTGCAACAAGGCGATGCGGGCCGAGCGATTGGGATCGTACTGGATCGAGTCGACGCGAGCCGGCACGCCGTCTTTATCGCGTTTGAAGTCCACCAGGCGGTAGGCTCGCTTGTGGCCGCCGCCGCGATGACGGGCGGTGACTTTGCCTTGGTTGTTGCGGCCACCGGTCTTCTTGAGCGGGCGCAGCAGGCTCTTCTCCGGCTTGGCGCCGGGAGTCAGGTCGGCAAAATCGCTCACCGACGCGCCGCGGCGGCCTGGCGATGTGGGGTTGTAGCGACGGATGCCCATGGCAGTGTGATCTCTGTCTACGTGTGTCAGTGTTTAGAAGAAGTCGATGCGGTGCTCGGAGTGGAGCTTGACAATCGCCTTCTTCCAATCGCCGGTGCGCCCCACGCGAAAACGATTGCGACGCGGCTTGCCCTTGCGGTTCTGCGTGTTGACGCCCAATACCTTGACGTTGAACAGTTCTTCGACGGCGCGGCGAATGTCTTCTTTAGTCGCCAACGGATTGACCCGAAAGGAGTAGGCGTTTTGCCGCGTCGAGCGGTGCATGCCCTTCTCGGTGACCAGCGGGCGCAACAGCACTTGATGCGACTTGAGTTGCACGCCGGCCAGCGACTCGGGTGGAGCCGGCGGCGCCGCGGTGGGGGTTGCTTGCTCTTTGGCCATGACTTCCTCGTTTGTTCTATGCAGTCGCCTTGGCGCCAGTCGAAGCCTGCGCGGCCTTGTCGCGAATCGCGTCGAGCGCGGCGCGAGTAATCAGCAGCCGCCGCGCCGCAAGCACGGTGTAGGCGTTGAGATCAGCGGCCGGCGAGACCGACACCTGCTCGATGTTGCGAGCGCTCTTGTACACGTTGACGTCGTGATCGGCGGTGGCGACCAGCACGCGATTGCCGTCGATCTTGAGCGCCTTGAGCACCAGCGCCATGTCTTTGGTGCGGGGCGACTCGAATTTGAGATCGTCGATCACCACCACCTGCTCGTCGCGCAGCTTGGAGGCCAGGGCCATCCGCGTGGCCAACTGCAGCGCCTTGCGGGGCAACCGGTAGCCATAATCGCGCGGACGCAAGGCGAAGATGTGACCGCCGCCGCGACGCGTGCCGCTGCGCCGCGAGCCGGCGCGGGCGTTGCCCGTCCCCTTTTGGCGATACAGCTTCTTGGTCGACCCGGCCACCTCGGCGCGGGTCTTGGTGCGGTGGCTGCCTTGTCGCAGGTTCGCCTGATACATGACCACGGCGTCGTGCAGGAGCTGCCGATTGACGCGCGGCGCGAGCTGCGCGGGGTCGAGGTCGTACTTGCCAACCTCGCGACCAGTTCGATCAAAAATGGGCAGACTTGCCATGACTCGCTCGATCCTATCCCTTCGATCAGCGCCGGTGCGCCAATCGCCTTGCCTATAGCTTGTTCGACTCGCGAATGAGGACGTACCCGCCGTTCGGCCCCGGCACCGCGCCACGGACCAACAGCAGGTTGTTGTCGGCGTCGATCCGCACCACCTTCAGGTTGCGCACCGTGCACTGCGCGTTGCCGTACTGGCCGGCCATGCGACGCCCCTTTTGCACGTGCCCCGGAAACTGGCTTTGGCCGATCGAGCCCGCGTGGCGATGCACCTTCTTGACGCCGTGCGACGCGCGCTGGCCGCTGAAATTGTGCCGCTTCATCACGCCGGCGGTGCCGCGCCCCTTGGAGGTGCCGATCACATCGACGGCGGCGACCCCCTCAAAGACGTTGACCTTGAGTTCCTGGCCAACCTGCACGTCGCCCACTTCGCCGGTGATCTCGCGAATGAATCGTTTGGGCTCGCAGTCGGCCTTGGCCACGGCAGTCGCGCCCGCAGCGGAGCGGCGCTTTTGTTGCTTGCTATCGAGCTTGGCGACATGGCCGCGCTCGCTGCGACTGGCCAAGCGGCGGGGCTTATCAAGAAAGCCCAATTGAACGGCGGCATATCCATCGCTGTCGGCGGTGCGCAACTGGAGGACATGACAGGGACCGGCAGCCAATACCGTGACCGGGATCGCCTCGCCGGTCTCGTCAAATATCTGAGTCATCCCGACCTTACGGCCGAGCAATCCGATCGCCATCGTCGTTGCCTCGACTTTTGCGCTGCTCGCGGGACCCAGAGGCAATGCCTCTCGTTACCCGTCGAGCTTCCATTTCATATCTGCGAAAACCACCCGATTGCCGCAGCAACCAAGCGACTGAAGCACGCGGGCCCAGGTTCTGGCCCGATCGCGCTCTGGCGCCTGGAGTATTTTGATTAATGCCTGCTGGAAGCCTTGATCTTGATATCCACGCCCGCGGGCAAGCTGAGCTTGTTGAGCGCTTCGATCGTTTTGGCGGTCGATCGCACGATGTCGATCAGCCGCTTGTGCGTGCGAATCTCGAACTGCTGCCGCGCCTTTTTGTCGACGTGCGGACTCGACAAGACGGTGTAGCGCTCGATGCGTGTGGGCAGCGGAATGGGGCCATGCACTTCTGAGCCGGTTCGCTTGGCCGTATCGACGATCTCGGCCGCGCTTTGATCGAGCACGGCATGATCGTAGGCTTCCATACGGATGCGAATCGTCTCACTCGAATGACCAGCCACAATACGCTCCCAACACGACTTTCAACCAAGCCCGCAGCGGGCCAACTTGCGAAAACTTCCCACTGCATGGGGCCCACGCTCATGGGCGAATCAAAAATGTTAAGGGTTCCCCGATAGACTGTCAACGCCTGCAAATTGCAAGAAATACCGCTGCTCGCAGGGAATACTCACAAAAATTCCTTGAGGACCTCGGGCGGGGCGGGTCCGTAGGCCGCTGGCTCCATGGAGCAGCTTGCGCGTCCCTGGCTGAGCCCCCGCATGGCGCTGGAATAACCGAACAAGTTGGCCAACGGGGCCTCGGCCTCGACGAGCGCGTTTTTGCCGCGCATTTGAGTGCGATGGATGATCGCCCGCCGCTGCTGCAAGTCGCTGACAAAGTCGCCCAAGTTGTCCTCGGGCGTGGTGATCTCCAGCTTCATGATCGGTTCCAGCAGCACCACGCCGGCGCCGCGAATCGCCTTTTGAAAGGCGTCGGCCGTGGCGATGCGAAAGGCCAGTTCGCTGGACTCGCCTTCGCGCCAGTCGCCGCCAACGACGGTGAAATGCGTCTTCATCAGCGGATAGCCCAGCGACCCGCCCCCCGCCGCTTGCTCGCGCAGCACTTCCATCACCGCCGGCATCCAGAGTTCCGGAATCTGCTCCTCGGCCGCGCCGGTCGCGTCGACGACGATCGGCTTTTCGCCCAGGGTGAGAGGCGCGATGCGCAGCTTCACCTGCGCGTACAGCGTTTGGCCCGCTTGTTGACGCTGGCATTCGCCAACCACTTCGGTCGCGCGTTCGATGGTTTCGCGATAACTGACGCGTGGCTTGTGGACGCGCACGTTCAGGTTGTAGTCGCGGAGCAAGCGGTTCTTGATGATCTCCAAGTGCAACTCGCCCATGCCGCTGATGAGCGTTTGGCCGGTGTCTTCGTTCTCCTTGGCGCGAAACGTGGGATCTTGCCGCTTCATCATCTCCAGCGTGTCGGAAAGCTTTTTGCGCTCGGCGGAGCTTTCTGGCTCGATGGCCATCGAGATCACCGTTTCCGGAAACTGAATCGTCTCCAGCAAGATGGGGTGCTGCGAATCGCAGATGGTGTCGCCGGTGATGCTGGCGCGCAGGCCGATCACGCCGACAATGTCTCCCGCCTCGACCGTTTCGACCTGCGCGCGGCGATCGGCCTGGATGTGCCACAACTGGCTGACGTTCTCTTTCTTGTCCTTGCCGGGGTTGTAGACACGCGAGTTGCCTTTGAGTTGCCCGGAGTACACGCGCACAAAATGCAGATCGCCGTGGCGGGCCGCTTCGATCTTGAACACCAGCCCGCAAAATGGTTCGTCGGGAGACGGTTTGCGGCGTTCGACGGCGCCCTTCTTCTTGGGATTGACGCCTTCGACCGGCGGCACGTCGAGCGGGCTGGGCAGGTAGTCGGCCACGCCGTCGAGCAGTGGCTGCACCCCAATGTGATCGAGCGCGGAGCCGCAGAACACCGGCACCGCCAGGCGGTGCAGCGCCGCGTCGCGGAGCACTTGCCGAATGAGCGTTGGCGGCGCCGGCTCCTGGGCCAGCACGAGTTCGGCCAATTCGTTGGAAAAGTTGAAGAGCTGTTCTTCTAGCTGCTCGCGCCAGAGCTGCGCCTCGTCGATCATGTCGGCCGGAATTTCAGCCGTCTCGACCCGCGCGCCGTTGGTCTCGGGCGGAAACGTGAGCAGCTTCATCTCCACCAGGTCGATGATGCCGCGAAAGGCGTTGGCTTGATGGGGCGGGCCCGCGCCGACCGGTATCTGCACGGCGACGGGGTTCGCTTCCAGGCGTTCGCGAATCTCGTCGAGCGTTCCCTCGAAGTCGGCGCCTTCGCGATCGAGCTTATTGATGAACGCGATCCGCGGCACGCCGTATTTGTCGGCCTGGCGCCAGACCGTTTCGCTCTGCGCCTCGACCCCTTCGCGGGCGCTGAACACCACCACGCCGCCATCCAGCACGCGCAGGCTGCGCTCGACCTCGGCGGTGAAATCGACATGCCCGGGCGTGTCGATCAGGTTCACGGCCACGTCTTTCCACTGAAAGGTGACGCAGGCCGCGTTGATGGTGATGCCGCGCTGCTGCTCCTCGGGGTCGAAGTCGGTGATGGTGGTCCCTTTGTCGACCTCTCCCATCTTGTGGGTGGCGCCGGTGTAAAAGAGCATCCGCTCGGTGACGGTGGTCTTGCCGGCGTCGATATGGGCGATGATGCCGATGTTGCGAATTTGCTTGAGATCGCGAGCCATGACGAGGCCAGGCAGGGGTTGGAGGGTGTGGCGAGGCGGCCGGCGCCTGCTGC
This window harbors:
- the rpsC gene encoding 30S ribosomal protein S3 produces the protein MGQKVNPRGFRVGIMEGWKSRWYASKKEFSELLIEDFKIRKFIKGKYRFAGIPQIQIERTRDEVKVILFTARPGVLIGRKGQEVERLQEELQGLIGRRVNIKIEEITRPEIYAQLVAEDIADQLAKRSSFRRTMKRAMEQTMDAGAKGIKIQLAGRLGGAEMARCEKQSAGSIPLSTLRAKIDYGFTEAKTPQGHIGVQVWVNQGMYQDEETAHGADAQEGQAPKKPKRTYKR
- the rplV gene encoding 50S ribosomal protein L22, which codes for MAYEATHRFARMSAQKVRPLANLIRGKSADDALNILRYQPQRGARLLEKVLKSALGNAEDQRAANPNHLVVIDARVDGGPMFKRIRPRARGMAFMIKKRTCHIKVALDAK
- the rpsS gene encoding 30S ribosomal protein S19, with the translated sequence MGRSLKKGPYVDAKLYLKVDRLNSDGAKRELKTWARACTIVPEFVGHTFLVHNGKVHQKVFVTEEMVGHKLGEFAPTRTFRGHGTKGKK
- the rplB gene encoding 50S ribosomal protein L2, with product MGIRRYNPTSPGRRGASVSDFADLTPGAKPEKSLLRPLKKTGGRNNQGKVTARHRGGGHKRAYRLVDFKRDKDGVPARVDSIQYDPNRSARIALLHYVDGEKRYILAPQGLVVGATVQSGAEAPPNVGNSLPMSAIPLGLTIHNIEMKPGRGGQICRSAGASAVLAARDANWAQITLPSGEIRRIPAICRATIGAIGNADHMNITLGKAGRKRWLGRRPHVRGTAMNPIDHPHGGGEGRTKGGRHPVSPTGKPTKGGSTRKRRKPSNAAIVRRRRSRRYGIIKIG
- the rplW gene encoding 50S ribosomal protein L23, giving the protein MAKEQATPTAAPPAPPESLAGVQLKSHQVLLRPLVTEKGMHRSTRQNAYSFRVNPLATKEDIRRAVEELFNVKVLGVNTQNRKGKPRRNRFRVGRTGDWKKAIVKLHSEHRIDFF
- the rplD gene encoding 50S ribosomal protein L4; this translates as MASLPIFDRTGREVGKYDLDPAQLAPRVNRQLLHDAVVMYQANLRQGSHRTKTRAEVAGSTKKLYRQKGTGNARAGSRRSGTRRGGGHIFALRPRDYGYRLPRKALQLATRMALASKLRDEQVVVIDDLKFESPRTKDMALVLKALKIDGNRVLVATADHDVNVYKSARNIEQVSVSPAADLNAYTVLAARRLLITRAALDAIRDKAAQASTGAKATA
- the rplC gene encoding 50S ribosomal protein L3, translating into MTQIFDETGEAIPVTVLAAGPCHVLQLRTADSDGYAAVQLGFLDKPRRLASRSERGHVAKLDSKQQKRRSAAGATAVAKADCEPKRFIREITGEVGDVQVGQELKVNVFEGVAAVDVIGTSKGRGTAGVMKRHNFSGQRASHGVKKVHRHAGSIGQSQFPGHVQKGRRMAGQYGNAQCTVRNLKVVRIDADNNLLLVRGAVPGPNGGYVLIRESNKL
- the rpsJ gene encoding 30S ribosomal protein S10, whose product is MAGHSSETIRIRMEAYDHAVLDQSAAEIVDTAKRTGSEVHGPIPLPTRIERYTVLSSPHVDKKARQQFEIRTHKRLIDIVRSTAKTIEALNKLSLPAGVDIKIKASSRH
- the fusA gene encoding elongation factor G, with protein sequence MARDLKQIRNIGIIAHIDAGKTTVTERMLFYTGATHKMGEVDKGTTITDFDPEEQQRGITINAACVTFQWKDVAVNLIDTPGHVDFTAEVERSLRVLDGGVVVFSAREGVEAQSETVWRQADKYGVPRIAFINKLDREGADFEGTLDEIRERLEANPVAVQIPVGAGPPHQANAFRGIIDLVEMKLLTFPPETNGARVETAEIPADMIDEAQLWREQLEEQLFNFSNELAELVLAQEPAPPTLIRQVLRDAALHRLAVPVFCGSALDHIGVQPLLDGVADYLPSPLDVPPVEGVNPKKKGAVERRKPSPDEPFCGLVFKIEAARHGDLHFVRVYSGQLKGNSRVYNPGKDKKENVSQLWHIQADRRAQVETVEAGDIVGVIGLRASITGDTICDSQHPILLETIQFPETVISMAIEPESSAERKKLSDTLEMMKRQDPTFRAKENEDTGQTLISGMGELHLEIIKNRLLRDYNLNVRVHKPRVSYRETIERATEVVGECQRQQAGQTLYAQVKLRIAPLTLGEKPIVVDATGAAEEQIPELWMPAVMEVLREQAAGGGSLGYPLMKTHFTVVGGDWREGESSELAFRIATADAFQKAIRGAGVVLLEPIMKLEITTPEDNLGDFVSDLQQRRAIIHRTQMRGKNALVEAEAPLANLFGYSSAMRGLSQGRASCSMEPAAYGPAPPEVLKEFL